The Eurosta solidaginis isolate ZX-2024a chromosome 4, ASM4086904v1, whole genome shotgun sequence genome includes a window with the following:
- the LOC137247951 gene encoding galectin-3-like, with the protein MQKYFALYLNVEVVDVESRDIERDVHVYQSCSEALRQGYPLQQPGGYMGQMMPSTQPGQAPMPSQPPMPGQPPIPARPGYNQPPAPGTGIYQQLNSMIKLNAV; encoded by the exons atgcaaaaatactttgcCTTATATCTTAATGTCGAAGTAGTTGATGTGGAAAGTCGGGATATAGAGCGTGATGTGCACGTTTATCAATCGTGTTCGGAAGCCTTgcgg CAAggctatcctctacaacaaccaggtggttacatgggtcaaatgatgccatcaacacaacctggacaggcgccaatgcccagtcagccacccatgccgggtcaacccccaatacccgcacgtcctggttataat caaccacctgcacctggtactggtatatatcaacagcttaacagtatgatcaagctcaacgccgtttag